In the genome of Caenorhabditis elegans chromosome IV, the window GGAATCTCAAGATGAAAGCTTTCGAATACCACGTTGTATTCAATGACACCTTCCTAGTAAGTCAAAGTTGTTGAGTAAGTAACAAAATATTTCGTTTTACagccaatttatttatttcacatTCATGTAAACACAGTTCACTTCGGATGTGGCCTTGCAGAAGATGCTGGTGGCGGAGTCATTGGATGCTGAGGCACAGGAGGCTGGGACACAGGAGGCTGGGACACAGGAGGCTGGGACACAGGAGGCTGGGACACAGGAGGCTGGGACACAGGAGGCTGGGACACGGGTGGAGTCATCGGCGATTTAACAGTATGCGATTTTGCAGTGTGCGATGGCGGAGACGGTCTCTCAAGGTTCGTGGCGATTCCAGACGGAAGCTTCAGAGCCCCTTTATCTTTTCGAAGAACTGAGACCACTTTTCGTTGAGTACCGTGCCCCTTCCGTTCGACAGATGCTTGACGTCCTCCATCTCGAGATTTTTTTCGGGTCACAGTGGCTGTGGATCTGCGAATGGTCAGCCTTTTCTGCTCCtcggattttttctaaaatgtaaTAAATGTTGTTTAAAAGTTGTGTGCTCTGGCTTCTCATTTCagaggaaaattcaaatagtaGAAAAGTCAACGTTTAATACTCACCAATTCCAATTTGTGGCCGTCTGGATGGTCGTACTGGTcaatcacaattttgagaCGACGCTTggcattttgaaagtttgcacGACACATGGTATTCTTATCACAGCACATCTCCACCAACTCGGCAAGCTCCTTGGGttctttgttttcaattcGATGAGGATGTGGAGACTCTATGATGTATTTCTTGCATTCTTCAAGAGTTCTCGGAGCAAGTGGATCGGCAGCACATCTGGTCAGAATCTCTGTGAGGACGACTCCAAACGACCACACATCCGTCTTCTCATTGAAAATTCCTTTTTGAAACGTTTCCGGTGCAAGCCATCGAGTTGGAGCcttgctcaattttttcacgattACTTCAGTTGCTTGCACAGCGAGTCCAAAGTCGGAAATTTTGACTTGAAGTGTTGGTCTGCTGATCAAGCAGTTACGTGCCGCCAAGTCTCTATggatcacttttttgataacCAAGTGGCGCATTCCGTTGGCAATGTCAAGGGCGAAGGCGATCAACTGACGATTTGGGATTGAAGGAGTCGACTGGagatatttctgaaataaaatggTAAAAATGAGGCATGTAGActtgtaggcaggcacataGGTATAGTTGGTAAGAGTAACAAACCTTCAAATCTCCTCCGGTAATCAGCTCCATAACCAGCATAATCGGTTGCTCCAACGATGCAATTCCATAGAGCTTCACGACATTGTCATGCTTCAAAGTTCCCATTATCTGAGCCTCGTGACAAAATTCTTGCATCTGTTCTCTTTGAGCCGTCCCGATTACACGTTTCACTGCTACTTCAACACCATTTGTGTGACCACGTGGAATATATCTCGCCTTCAGAACCTCGCCGAATGCTCCATTACCCAATATGTTTTCGAGGTGAATACAATTGTGTTGAAGAACTAATTGTCGACGTGGAACTGGAACAATGGAGTTGACAACAAGAGACCAGGCATCGAGAAGATGATGAATGTGTTGGAAGCGCTTTGGagtgatttttggaaactttgcCAGTAGCTGAAATGATTGGAAGTTGGtctttttaatgagtaatagTTATAGTTTCTATCACCCTTCCCATTATGATCTACTTACCTTTCCACAACTCCATCCATCCTTATTCGAATTTAAAGTGAAATGACAGATCTTTCCATCAATCTTGACAGAAAGACACAAAACCTTTTTCGAGTTGCGTTGCATGGCACGACGAACGAGATAAGCATAATCCcacttcaaaagtttttcaactgTTTGTCCGAACATCATTCCATGGTACCAGGGATAGAATTTCAGTACATGACTGATgtacatctgaaatttttgagaattttcagtcattttcaaatatatttccaCGTACTTCCTCCAGTTTCTCCGTCTCGTAATTTCCAGCCACTTGACTTGCTCCAATGCTATGGGTTTCTGATAGTTGATCACTTGACACTTGATGTCCATCACTATTTTCACCAAATTGTAGGTCCTGTGtcgactgaaaattattttaaattaaaaatgctctcagaatgaattttttggttttgcgATGGAATGTGTGTCCTTCAGAACGTAGCCAATTGGCTGCGacaagagaaaactcggccacgcgaaaattttaaattttccgtcTAAACTGTTTTCCCGTGGCATTAACATTGCAATTTGCTCATTTACAAGATTCGAGTTCGaagattcgaaaattttgacaaattccAGAG includes:
- the K09B11.5 gene encoding Tyrosine-protein kinase (Confirmed by transcript evidence) encodes the protein MYISHVLKFYPWYHGMMFGQTVEKLLKWDYAYLVRRAMQRNSKKVLCLSVKIDGKICHFTLNSNKDGWSCGKLLAKFPKITPKRFQHIHHLLDAWSLVVNSIVPVPRRQLVLQHNCIHLENILGNGAFGEVLKARYIPRGHTNGVEVAVKRVIGTAQREQMQEFCHEAQIMGTLKHDNVVKLYGIASLEQPIMLVMELITGGDLKKYLQSTPSIPNRQLIAFALDIANGMRHLVIKKVIHRDLAARNCLISRPTLQVKISDFGLAVQATEVIVKKLSKAPTRWLAPETFQKGIFNEKTDVWSFGVVLTEILTRCAADPLAPRTLEECKKYIIESPHPHRIENKEPKELAELVEMCCDKNTMCRANFQNAKRRLKIVIDQYDHPDGHKLELKKSEEQKRLTIRRSTATVTRKKSRDGGRQASVERKGHGTQRKVVSVLRKDKGALKLPSGIATNLERPSPPSHTAKSHTVKSPMTPPVSQPPVSQPPVSQPPVSQPPVSQPPVSQPPVPQHPMTPPPASSARPHPK
- the K09B11.5 gene encoding Tyrosine-protein kinase (Confirmed by transcript evidence), yielding MAKRNDSTNPRIYGSALRKKESTQDLQFGENSDGHQVSSDQLSETHSIGASQVAGNYETEKLEEMYISHVLKFYPWYHGMMFGQTVEKLLKWDYAYLVRRAMQRNSKKVLCLSVKIDGKICHFTLNSNKDGWSCGKLLAKFPKITPKRFQHIHHLLDAWSLVVNSIVPVPRRQLVLQHNCIHLENILGNGAFGEVLKARYIPRGHTNGVEVAVKRVIGTAQREQMQEFCHEAQIMGTLKHDNVVKLYGIASLEQPIMLVMELITGGDLKKYLQSTPSIPNRQLIAFALDIANGMRHLVIKKVIHRDLAARNCLISRPTLQVKISDFGLAVQATEVIVKKLSKAPTRWLAPETFQKGIFNEKTDVWSFGVVLTEILTRCAADPLAPRTLEECKKYIIESPHPHRIENKEPKELAELVEMCCDKNTMCRANFQNAKRRLKIVIDQYDHPDGHKLELKKSEEQKRLTIRRSTATVTRKKSRDGGRQASVERKGHGTQRKVVSVLRKDKGALKLPSGIATNLERPSPPSHTAKSHTVKSPMTPPVSQPPVSQPPVSQPPVSQPPVSQPPVSQPPVPQHPMTPPPASSARPHPK